The Nycticebus coucang isolate mNycCou1 chromosome 2, mNycCou1.pri, whole genome shotgun sequence genome includes a window with the following:
- the LOC128561749 gene encoding minor allergen Can f 2-like, with product MRLLLLATLLVPGLRAHGVQEPDLSQISGKWFTAALASNKSALIAPGGHFRVFLDTLDVKDGNVHGDILVPEDGGCKTLSLVAFKTDKNDRYQFSLQFQGHNKMDMVDVETGEALAIFLNNKYQDETSLVAALVVRTLPAKKDSLDAFERLCEDRGLHKEQIVLPDHTDHCQTSQS from the exons ATGCGCCTCCTACTGCTGGCCACGCTGCTAGTCCCTGGCCTCCGGGCTCATGGGGTGCAAGAGCCAGACCTGTCGCAG ATCTCTGGGAAATGGTTCACTGCTGCCCTGGCCTCCAATAAGTCTGCCCTGATCGCACCTGGTGGGCACTTTAGGGTTTTCCTTGACACCCTGGACGTGAAGGACGGCAATGTGCATGGGGACATCCTGGTGCC GGAAGATGGAGGGTGCAAGACCCTCTCCCTCGTAGCGTTCAAGACTGACAAGAATGACAGATACCAGTTCTCCCTGCAAT TCCAGGGACACAACAAGATGGACATGGTGGATGTGGAGACCGGTGAGGCCCTAGCTATCTTCCTAAACAACAAGTACCAGGACGAGACCAGCTTGGTGGCCGCTTTGGTGG TGCGGACACTCCCCGCTAAGAAAGACTCCCTAGACGCGTTTGAGCGCCTCTGTGAAGACCGTGGCCTGCACAAGGAGCAGATTGTTCTCCCAGACCACACTG ATCACTGCCAGACATCCCAATCCTAG
- the LCN9 gene encoding epididymal-specific lipocalin-9 — MVRTALLLLCLHLNLAWTQESVPRPVPLRASNMARVSGSWRSISMASNDLKRIEENGDLRVFIRHIEHLRNGSLKFDFRFMIQGDCVAVTVVCEKMKNDREYSIVYNGKNKVTVLETDFWVYLTFHLQNLRNGTKTQVLGLYGRIPQLDHSYLDRFKKICKTYGLSSQNIIDMTNQDHCPFKR; from the exons ATGGTGAGGACAGCACTGCTCCTGCTATGCCTGCACCTGAACCTCGCCTGGACCCAGGAGTCTGTCCCCAGGCCTGTGCCACTGAGGGCCTCTAACATGGCCAGG GTTTCGGGGTCCTGGCGCTCTATTTCCATGGCCTCGAATGACCTGAAGCGGATTGAAGAAAATGGGGACTTGCGGGTCTTCATACGACACATCGAACACTTGAGGAATGGCAGTCTGAAATTTGATTTCCGCTTCAT GATACAGGGGGACTGCGTGGCCGTGACCGTGGTCTGCGAGAAGATGAAGAATGACAGGGAGTACTCCATTGTCT ACAATGGGAAGAATAaggtcacagttctggagaccgaCTTCTGGGTGTACCTCACCTTCCACTTGCAGAACCTCAGGAATGGGACCAAGACCCAAGTGCTGGGTCTCTACG GACGGATTCCCCAGCTGGACCACTCCTACCTGGACAGATTTAAAAAGATCTGCAAAACATATGGACTCAGTTCGCAAAATATCATTGACATGACCAACCAAG ATCACTGTCCCTTCAAGCGGTAA